A genomic segment from Corylus avellana chromosome ca5, CavTom2PMs-1.0 encodes:
- the LOC132182046 gene encoding S-protein homolog 5-like, with protein sequence MDKLIADFLSSVPTKENGNLVPIQLLPRSPFIAFQQMRFNIVAGQTIGEHKRARVEIFNDLGHGLDLTVHCKSADEDLGIHVIRYPNGFFTFDFKPNIWGTTLFFCSFRWKGSELKWFDIYDFDRDHPLCSDCFWKIRYNGACQLKYDTKEYDLCFPWHSKLQQYAVESPATLP encoded by the exons ATGGATAAGCTGATTGCGGACTTCTTAAGTAGTGTTCCTACTAAAGAAAATGGAAATCTTGTCCCGATTCAGCTTTTGCCCCGAAGCCCGTTCATAGCTTTCCAACAAATGA GATTTAATATTGTTGCAGGACAGACTATTGGAGAACATAAACGAGCACGCGTcgaaatttttaatgatttaggTCATGGCTTAGATCTTACTGTTCATTGTAAATCAGCAGACGAGGATCTTGGTATCCATGTGATCCGGTATCCAAATGGCTTCTTTACATTCGACTTCAAACCAAACATTTGGGGGACTACATTATTCTTTTGTAGTTTTCGGTGGAAGGGTAGTGAATTGAAGTGGTTTGACATCTACGACTTCGATAGAGACCATCCTCTTTGCAGTGACTGCTTTTGGAAGATTAGATATAATGGTGCATGTCAGTTAAAATACGACACCAAAGAGTATGATTTATGCTTTCCTTGGCATTCCAAGTTGCAACAATATGCTGTAGAGTCACCAGCAACTCTcccatga
- the LOC132182047 gene encoding S-protein homolog 5-like, with translation MSQIDDVTILHYPWRNYIISAVAIKLPGFNIVAGQTIGEHKRVRVEVFNDLGDGLNLTIHCKSGDVDLGVHVIKYPNGFFSFDFKPNFWGTSLYFCGFRWKDSELKWFDIYVFDRDHPRCSDCFWKIRPDGACQLNYGTKEYDLCYPWNPKLQQYAAESPAALP, from the exons ATGTCCCAAATAGATGACGTCACTATTTTGCATTATCCTTGGAGAAATTATATAATCTCAGCTGTAGCCATAAAATTGCCAG GATTTAATATTGTTGCAGGACAGACTATCGGGGAACATAAACGAGTACGCGTCGAAGTCTTCAATGATTTAGGTGACGGCTTAAATCTTACCATTCACTGTAAATCAGGGGACGTAGACCTTGGTGTCCATGTAATCAAGTATCCAAATGGATTCTTTTCATTCGACTTTAAACCAAACTTTTGGGGGACTTCACTATACTTTTGTGGTTTTCGGTGGAAGGATAGTGAATTGAAGTGGTTTGATATCTACGTCTTCGATAGAGACCATCCTCGGTGCAGTGATTGCTTTTGGAAGATCAGACCTGATGGTGCATGTCAGTTAAACTACGGCACCAAAGAGTATGATTTATGCTATCCTTGGAATCCCAAGTTGCAACAATATGCTGCAGAGTCACCTGCAGCTCTCCCATGA
- the LOC132182048 gene encoding protein DETOXIFICATION 14-like, which yields MGGGKWSAVAKEVKMVSYVAAPMVAVTVSQYLLQVVSVMMVGHLDQLSLSGLCIATSFTTVTGFSLLCGMAGALETLCGQAYGAEQYEKLGIYTYTAIISLLLVCIPISLLWLFTDKLLILIGQDHSISHIAYKYSLCLIPVLFSFAILQPLTRYFQTQSIILPMLFTSCATLCFHIPLCWALVFKVNLGSVGAALAISFSYWLNVLLLGLYMKFSSACEKTRALFSKDVFFSMREFFRFAVPSAGMVCLEWWSFEGLILLSGLLPNPKTETSVLSICFTITYLHYYVAYAFGATASTRVSNELGAGNPQAAKVAVKAIILVSIAEMVTVSMILFFCRNVLGNAFSKEKEIVDHVADMGPWICLSIIMDSLQAVFSGVARGSGLQHIGAYVNLGAYYLVGTPIGVVLGFVLHLGGKGLWIGLVTGSTVQATLLALRTCFNNWQKQAIKARERILEGEDS from the exons ATGGGAGGTGGGAAGTGGAGCGCAGTTGCGAAAGAGGTAAAGATGGTGAGCTATGTGGCGGCGCCAATGGTTGCTGTAACGGTTTCGCAGTATCTGTTACAGGTTGTTTCCGTGATGATGGTGGGACACCTGGATCAGCTCTCGCTTTCCGGGCTCTGTATCGCCACCTCTTTCACCACTGTAACCGGCTTCAGTCTCCTT TGTGGGATGGCTGGTGCTTTAGAGACTCTATGTGGACAAGCTTACGGGGCAGAGCAATATGAAAAGCTTGGAATCTATACTTACACCGCCATCATTTCTCTTCTTCTGGTTTGTATCCCAATATCTCTCCTCTGGCTCTTCACCGACAAGCTACTAATCCTCATAGGCCAAGATCATTCAATCTCACATATAGCGTACAAATACTCTCTCTGTCTCATCCCTGTCCTCTTTTCATTCGCCATTCTTCAACCGCTCACTCGCTACTTCCAGACTCAGAGCATCATCCTCCCAATGCTCTTCACTTCATGTGCAACTCTATGTTTCCACATACCCCTCTGTTGGGCTCTTGTTTTCAAGGTAAATTTAGGGAGTGTTGGTGCAGCATTAGCCATTAGTTTCTCGTATTGGTTGAATGTCTTGTTGCTTGGGTTATACATGAAGTTCTCTTCTGCTTGTGAAAAGACTCGTGCCCTGTTCTCAAAGGATGTCTTCTTCAGCATGAGGGAGTTCTTTCGGTTTGCTGTTCCTTCTGCCGGCATGGTTTG TCTTGAATGGTGGTCATTTGAGGGTCTCATTTTGCTTTCGGGGCTTTTACCAAATCCAAAAACGGAGACTTCAGTTCTTTCGATATG CTTTACAATTACTTATTTGCACTACTACGTGGCATACGCATTTGGTGCCACTGCAAG TACTCGGGTTTCAAATGAGTTGGGAGCTGGGAATCCACAGGCAGCTAAAGTGGCTGTCAAGGCCATAATACTTGTATCAATTGCAGAGATGGTTACTGTAAGCATGATTCTCTTCTTTTGCCGCAATGTTTTGGGAAATGCCTTCAGCAAAGAGAAGGAAATTGTGGACCATGTTGCAGATATGGGGCCTTGGATTTGTCTCTCGATTATTATGGATAGTTTACAAGCTGTTTTTTCAG GAGTTGCTAGAGGAAGTGGGTTGCAGCATATAGGAGCCTATGTCAATCTTGGTGCATATTATCTGGTTGGGACTCCAATAGGTGTTGTCTTGGGTTTCGTTTTACACTTAGGAGGCAAAGGGCTTTGGATTGGACTAGTGACAGGATCTACTGTCCAAGCTACTCTGCTTGCTCTCAGAACCTGTTTCAACAATTGGCAAAAGCAG GCAATAAAAGCAAGAGAGAGGATACTTGAGGGAGAAGATTCTTAG
- the LOC132183172 gene encoding ethylene-responsive transcription factor ERF022-like gives MEEACMQNLNAQKYKGVRKRKWGKWVSEIREPGKKTRIWLGSYEAPEMAAAAYDVAALHLRGRGARLNFPELLDSMPRPKSSRAEDVQLAAQEAALRLRRPGPASVDEGSSGGNVVPVRVGLSPSQIQAINESPMDSPRMWMELAMGALLLEESDDMVLFDNDVDHLSEWEEVQYESIWDS, from the coding sequence ATGGAAGAAGCATGTATGCAAAATTTGAATGCTCAGAAGTATAAGGGTGTTCGCAAGCGAAAATGGGGCAAATGGGTTTCTGAAATTCGTGAGCCGGGGAAAAAAACCAGAATATGGTTAGGGAGCTACGAAGCGCCCGAAATGGCAGCCGCGGCCTACGATGTGGCAGCATTGCACCTCAGAGGACGCGGGGCGCGCCTCAACTTCCCTGAGCTACTTGACAGCATGCCGCGGCCGAAGAGCTCAAGGGCCGAGGACGTGCAGTTGGCGGCGCAAGAGGCGGCATTGCGGCTTCGAAGGCCGGGACCGGCGTCGGTAGACGAGGGAAGCTCAGGGGGTAATGTCGTACCGGTTAGGGTGGGGCTCTCGCCGAGCCAAATTCAGGCCATAAATGAGTCCCCTATGGATTCACCGAGGATGTGGATGGAGTTGGCAATGGGAGCACTTTTGTTGGAGGAGAGTGATGATATGGTTTTGTTTGATAATGATGTTGATCATTTGAGCGAGTGGGAAGAAGTGCAATATGAGTCAATTTGGGACTCCTAG